A window of Hyphomicrobiaceae bacterium contains these coding sequences:
- a CDS encoding MFS transporter — protein sequence AAFGLSVALQTAALAWFAMPWIRTFGKSLCRSFARPPKARGTSAGSGRPAFERPIFEACDGVDW from the coding sequence AGGCCGCATTCGGTCTCAGCGTTGCCCTTCAAACGGCTGCGTTGGCGTGGTTTGCGATGCCGTGGATACGTACGTTCGGCAAAAGTCTCTGTCGTTCGTTCGCCCGGCCTCCCAAAGCGCGCGGCACCTCGGCCGGATCCGGACGGCCAGCCTTCGAGCGGCCCATTTTTGAGGCGTGTGACGGAGTGGATTGGTAA